The Rattus rattus isolate New Zealand chromosome 1, Rrattus_CSIRO_v1, whole genome shotgun sequence genome includes a region encoding these proteins:
- the Tob2 gene encoding LOW QUALITY PROTEIN: protein Tob2 (The sequence of the model RefSeq protein was modified relative to this genomic sequence to represent the inferred CDS: inserted 2 bases in 1 codon) — MQLEIKVALNFIISYLYNKLPRRRADLFGEELERLLKKKYEGHWYPEKPLRGSGFRCVHIGEVVDPVVELAAKRSGLAVEDVRANVPEELSVWIDPFEVSYQIGEKGAVKVLYLGDGEVGGAPELDKEIKSSFNPDAQVFVPIGSQDSSLSSSPSPSFGQSPSPTFIPRSAQPITFTTASFAATKFGSTKMKKGGGASSGVRXGGLARAGGQQPPSQQPRLARSPTNNLLKHKSLSLSMHSLNFITANPAPQSQLSPNAKEFVYNGGGSPSSLFFDGVDGPGTSAAAPFGSSGASTCNSSSFDVAQVFGGGANSLFLEKTPFVEGLSYNLNTIQYPNQPFQPVVLAN, encoded by the exons ATGCAGCTGGAGATCAAAGTGGCCCTAAACTTCATCATCTCCTACTTATACAACAAGCTGCCCCGTCGCAGGGCAGACCTGTTCGGGGAGGAGCTAGAGCGGCTTTTGAAGAAGAAATATGAAGGCCACTGGTACCCTGAGAAGCCGCTGAGGGGTTCCGGCTTCCGCTGCGTCCACATTGGGGAAGTCGTAGACCCTGTGGTGGAGCTGGCTGCCAAGCGGAGTGGCCTGGCAGTGGAGGATGTGCGCGCCAATGTGCCCGAAGAGCTGAGTGTTTGGATTGACCCTTTCGAGGTGTCCTACCAGATTGGTGAGAAGGGAGCTGTGAAGGTCCTGTACCTGGGGGACGGTGAGGTGGGCGGTGCCCCAGAGCTGGACAAGGAGATCAAGAGCAGCTTCAATCCCGACGCCCAGGTGTTTGTGCCCATCGGCAGCCAGGACAGCTCCCTGTCCAGCTCTCCCTCACCATCCTTTGGCCAGTCCCCCAGCCCCACCTTCATCCCCCGGTCTGCCCAGCCCATCACCTTCACTACTGCCTCCTTTGCTGCCACCAAGTTTGGTTCCACCAAGATGAAGAAGGGTGGTGGGGCCTCAAGCGGTGTGAG TGGGGGCTTGGCAAGGGCAGGCGGCCAGCAGCCACCGTCCCAGCAGCCTCGCCTGGCCCGCTCACCCACAAATAACCTGCTGAAGCACAAGAGCCTCTCTTTGTCTATGCATTCACTGAACTTCATCACAGCCAACCCGGCACCCCAGTCCCAGCTCTCCCCCAATGCCAAGGAGTTTGTGTACAACGGTGGTGGTTCGCCCAGCAGCCTCTTCTTCGATGGGGTGGATGGCCCGGGCACCAGTGCTGCCGCCCCCTTTGGGAGTAGCGGTGCCAGCACTTGCAACAGCAGCAGCTTCGACGTGGCCCAGGTGTTTGGAGGTGGTGCTAACAGCCTGTTCCTGGAGAAAACGCCCTTCGTAGAAGGCCTCAGCTACAACCTGAACACCATACAGTATCCCAACCAGCCCTTCCAGCCTGTTGTGCTGGCCAACTGA